The nucleotide window TCAATTGTGCGGTAGCAGTCCCAAACCATCAGATGAAGCCCGGAGAAAAGGCTTTTCTGGGCAGAGCAGAGCCTTTCTGCAACTCCAACTCTCACATAACACTCGTCTTTTTTCAAGCGCTGAAGCATTCTGCTCTCAGGGTCTATATTGACTATTATCTCAGGGCAGAATTTTTTGAGGTTCACAAATTTTTCAGAGTTGTCTCTTATCTTTATTTTAACAAGCTCCTTATCAGTTATGAATTTCATTTTTGCAACTAATTACAATAAATGCCCTCCCCGGGACTTTCAGGAGGCTTTCCCATGAATGCTTTCAGGAATTTTTGATTTTGCGGATAGCAAAATCCTCTTTTCCCTCGAGGCTTTTCCCTGGAAAAGGCTCGTTTTGAACCCGAGTCCTGGCCTTCGGGGGGCCAGATCATATCCAGGCTAGACCAGAAGGGCAGTAAAATCAGAATTATGGGGCGCATATTAAAAACTTTGCTTTATTGAATAAAAGCAGTTTAGAGCTGCAAATACATGAGAATCAGAAAAATATTCTAAATAAAAAATATTCTTTTTTAGAACATTGCGTAGATGAAAGGCGAAAGTGCCGATGACTGCGCAAATATGATAAGAATTGCAGCGAGAAGCAGCAGCACGACAATCGGGAGAAGCCACCATTTCTTCTTTTTGCTTATGAACTTCCACATTTGGGATGGAAAACTTGCCCTTCTTACAATTGCCATTTTTACCTATCCTCCAATTAAACATCTGCTGAAATTTTCTTCATTAAACTTGTGCTAAAAAACGGCGCTAAAACTCAATACAAAGAAATTCCACAGGAATTTCTTGTTCCAAAATTCGCTTGGCGAATTTTTGGTACTTTAGTTTGGAGATAAGGCGCCGTTTTTGGCATCCTAAAAATCCGCGAATCAGAGAGTGTCCGATCAAACTCCGCACGCAAGAAAACTCTTCAAGTTTTCTGCGCACAAGAAATCTCGAAGATTTCTTTGTGCTTTAGTGCGGAGTAGGACACTCTCAGCGGATTTTTATGATTTTAATGAAAATAATTAAAACTATTTTGCAATCCCATTTTCCTTCAGGACAGAATATATTCTTTCTGCAACAATAGAATAGCCCTCTCCAGTCAGATGAAGGCTGTCTCCCTTAAGGAAATACTTCTGGTAGCCGGGAGCATCAAAATCATCCATTAAGTCAATAAGCCCAACATTTTCCTCTTCAAGAAGAGTCCTAAGATGCTGCTGAGGCATATCCGGGCTTTCATATTTAGAGGATTCATCAGGATTGCTCATGAACTGCTCTGAATAAGGGAAAACCACAAACATCAATGTGAAATTATCCCTTTTGGCAAGCATTGAAAGCTCACGTATTTCGTCTGAGGTGTAGTTCCAGGAGATTCCCTGCCATCTCTTGTAAAGATATTCAAAGTATTTTGAGTTGTAGTTAGCGCCATTAAGGCTGATGGTTTTTGAAAGGGTTTTTGCAAAAACGCAGAACTGGCACTGCCTCAGGATAATTTCCCTGAACTGGACGCTTTTTGCATCAACCTTTCCTACGTCATTAAGCACAAAGCCAACTATCACAAGGTCTGGCTTGAACTTGAGCCCGTCGCTCTTCAGAAGGTTGTATTCCTGCTCAAACTCGTAGGAATTAACGCCCATATTCAGAACCTCGTATCTTACTGAGGAATTTGAATTAAGCATTTTTTCCAGCTGCTTTGCATATGTCTCCTGCATTGGAATTCCTGAGCCGAATGTGACTGAATCCCCGATTACAGCAATCCTGTAGGAATCCGCTGGCTTTTCAAGCGCATATTCATAATCGCGGAATCCCCGGGAGTTTATTGAGATTGTGATGTTGCTGTAGCTGCCAAAGAAATTCCCCCGGAATCCCGGCTTGTACCTGTAGCCGTTAATGTCATCCTTTATTGTCAATCCAGGGGGGTAGCCGTATCCATAGTTTCTGTAAACAAGCCTTGTCGTGATTTCAAGAGCAGCAAGAAACAGGACAAGGAAGAGAAGCACGCCAAGAACTGCCCGGATAATCCTTTTTCTCATTTTTTTCTCCTTCACCCAGGTCATTTTCATCACTCATTTATTGACTTTTCGCTGTCCCACATGTCAGCAGGGTTTTCATCCCGCATTATAAGGAACTTGCCCATTACAAGGCAGTCAATCCCTGTTCCCATCATGCACTTGTAGCCGTCTTCAGGCGTGCATACAATTGGTTCACCTCTTATATTGAAGGACGTGTTTATTATTATGGGAACTCCGGTTATCTTCTCAAATTCCTTTATCAAGTCATAATATAGGGGATTTGAGTGCCTCCTTATTGTCTGAAGCCTTCCTGTGCCGTCCAGATGAGTTACAGCAGGGATTATTTTCTGCTTCTCCTTTCTTATCGGATACACCATAAGCATGAAATCAGCAGGGATTGGAACTGGCTCGTCGCACTCAAAGTAATCCTTTGCAGCCTCCTCAACAATAACAGGCGCAAACGGCCTGAATTCCTCCCTGTGCTTGACTTTTGCATTCAGGATTTCCTTCATCTTTTTGTTTCTCGGGTCTGCAAGTATGCTCCTTGCCCCAAGAGCCCTTGGCCCCCATTCCATCCTTCCCTGTAACCAGCCGATAACACTGCTTTCTGAAATCATCTTTGCAGTCCTTTCCAGAAGCTCTTTCCTGCTCGTGAATGTGTGATACGTAATCTTATTCCTGTCCAGGAATTTCTTAATCTCCTTGTCTGAGAATCCCGGGCCGTAATAGCAGTTGTCCAGCACAAAGCGCCTCTTCTTTTTCAGGAGGGAATTGTAAATGTAGAATGCGCAGCCCATTGATGTTCCGTCATCCCCTGCAGCAGGCTGTATGAACAGCCTCTTGAATGGAGTCCTGCTCAGAATCTTCCCGTTTGCAAGGCTGTTAAGGGCAACTCCCCCGGCAATGCAGACATTTTCCATTTTTGTAATCTTGTGAAGATGGTTGAGCATTCCTATTACCATCTCTTCTGTAATCTTCTGGACAGATGCTGCAATATCCATGTGCCTCTGAGTGACTTTTTCGCCCTTCTTCCTCACAGCCCCGAATGCCTGAATGTATTTCTTTCCGGGCATATGCATGCTGTGGAGGTAGTCAAAGTATGAGAGGTCCATGAAGTAGCTACCGTCAGCCTTTATGTCCACAAGCTCCTTAAACTGCCTGTAGTAGCGCGGCTTTCCGTATGCAGCAAGCCCCATTACCTTGTACTCATCATTGTTTACCTTGAATCCAAGGTGAGCTGTTGCAGCGCTGTAAAGAAGCCCTATTGAATGGGGAAACCTTATTTCCTTGGTTAATGTTATGTCATTTCCAACTCCGTATCCAAGAGATGTTGTAGTCCATTCTCCAACCCCGTCCTCTGTGAGGATTGCTGCTTCCTTGAAAGGGGAGACAAGGAATGCTGAGGCTGCGTGCGCAATGTGATGCTCTATGTAAAGAATTTTCCCCTTATAGCCTGTCTTTCTCCTTATTATTGTCTCAATCCTTACTTTTTCAGTGAGCCACTGGGGAATGGTCCTCAGGAATGTAACATATGATTTGGGAAATGTCTCAAGGTGCTGGCTTATCACCCTCTCAAACTTGAGAATCGGCTTTTCATAGAATCCAACATAACTGACATCATGAATGCTTATCCCCGCTTCCTTAAGGCAGTAATTTATGGCATTTACCGGAAAGCTGATGTCGTGCTTCTTCCTTGTAAATCTCTCTTCCTGGGCTGCTGCAACAGTTATCCCATCCTTTATTATGCAGGCAGCTGCGTCGTGGTAAAAGCATGATATTCCCAAAATATGCATATTAATTTCCCCCGTTTCCTTTTTTTTAATCAGAACTGGTCAAAATAATCCTCAATTTTCCCAGATACTTTCTCCCTTTCCTCCCAGTATGTTGCTGAATTGGGCTTTTTTACCTTAATGAAATGCTTCCTGAAAGCCTTTGCAAAAATTGCAGTCAGACCAATCCCCAAAAAGTAAACTACTGAGAGAATTATTGAATTGATGAACACTGCGGCATTCTCTCCAACCCTCTTGAAGCCTTTTATGAATCCCCTGAAAAAATCAATTGCCATAAGATATCCCCCATTAAATCTATTTTTTTCTGAAGACTAAAATTGCAGCGTAAATGAGCAGCGCAAAAACCATTAGCAAGGAATAGGCAGCCCATCTGAACTGGAAAAGCCCGATTTTTGAGAGAATGAAATAACCAGCAAGAGCAAAAACTGCAATCCCAAACAAGAATCCAACCCTTTCCC belongs to Candidatus Woesearchaeota archaeon and includes:
- a CDS encoding SGNH/GDSL hydrolase family protein translates to MRKRIIRAVLGVLLFLVLFLAALEITTRLVYRNYGYGYPPGLTIKDDINGYRYKPGFRGNFFGSYSNITISINSRGFRDYEYALEKPADSYRIAVIGDSVTFGSGIPMQETYAKQLEKMLNSNSSVRYEVLNMGVNSYEFEQEYNLLKSDGLKFKPDLVIVGFVLNDVGKVDAKSVQFREIILRQCQFCVFAKTLSKTISLNGANYNSKYFEYLYKRWQGISWNYTSDEIRELSMLAKRDNFTLMFVVFPYSEQFMSNPDESSKYESPDMPQQHLRTLLEEENVGLIDLMDDFDAPGYQKYFLKGDSLHLTGEGYSIVAERIYSVLKENGIAK
- a CDS encoding carbamoyltransferase; this encodes MHILGISCFYHDAAACIIKDGITVAAAQEERFTRKKHDISFPVNAINYCLKEAGISIHDVSYVGFYEKPILKFERVISQHLETFPKSYVTFLRTIPQWLTEKVRIETIIRRKTGYKGKILYIEHHIAHAASAFLVSPFKEAAILTEDGVGEWTTTSLGYGVGNDITLTKEIRFPHSIGLLYSAATAHLGFKVNNDEYKVMGLAAYGKPRYYRQFKELVDIKADGSYFMDLSYFDYLHSMHMPGKKYIQAFGAVRKKGEKVTQRHMDIAASVQKITEEMVIGMLNHLHKITKMENVCIAGGVALNSLANGKILSRTPFKRLFIQPAAGDDGTSMGCAFYIYNSLLKKKRRFVLDNCYYGPGFSDKEIKKFLDRNKITYHTFTSRKELLERTAKMISESSVIGWLQGRMEWGPRALGARSILADPRNKKMKEILNAKVKHREEFRPFAPVIVEEAAKDYFECDEPVPIPADFMLMVYPIRKEKQKIIPAVTHLDGTGRLQTIRRHSNPLYYDLIKEFEKITGVPIIINTSFNIRGEPIVCTPEDGYKCMMGTGIDCLVMGKFLIMRDENPADMWDSEKSINE
- a CDS encoding DUF5989 family protein, translating into MAIVRRASFPSQMWKFISKKKKWWLLPIVVLLLLAAILIIFAQSSALSPFIYAMF